From a single Anaerobranca gottschalkii DSM 13577 genomic region:
- the aroC gene encoding chorismate synthase, with protein MRYLTAGESHNKGLVAILEGIPAGVSIDENYINFELSLRQGGYGRGDRMKIEKDRVEIISGVRMGYSIGSPISLFIPNNDWQNYKDKYHQQGLEYYTPRPGHGDLPGVLKYNFTECRNVLERASARETAVRVAVGSICQQFLSIFNIKVYSYVLSIGPVKIPPKADDYTKIYQSQFYTLDKDRDEELIELVDRVKRDGDSLGGVVETVIEGLPPGLGNYIQHDLKLDGLLAGEIMAVPSVKGVEFGLGFSGTSLLGSQFHDPIVLKDGVKRLKNNAGGIEGGMSNGEKIVIRSAIKPIPTLLKGMDTINLKNKEKSSTDYQRSDVTVVPAASVVIKNVVAFVIAQQFHLKFGGDHLNDTLKSYNNYLKRIEEIFYG; from the coding sequence ATGCGTTATCTTACGGCAGGGGAATCACATAATAAAGGGCTTGTGGCTATCCTAGAAGGAATTCCTGCAGGGGTTTCAATTGATGAAAATTATATTAATTTTGAATTATCCCTACGACAAGGTGGCTATGGCAGGGGAGATAGAATGAAGATCGAAAAGGATCGGGTAGAGATAATTTCAGGTGTTAGAATGGGCTATAGTATAGGTAGCCCTATATCTCTCTTTATACCTAATAATGATTGGCAAAACTATAAAGATAAATATCATCAACAAGGATTGGAGTATTATACTCCAAGACCTGGCCACGGAGATTTGCCTGGGGTTTTAAAGTATAATTTTACTGAATGTAGAAATGTTTTAGAAAGGGCAAGTGCTAGAGAAACTGCCGTCAGGGTTGCAGTTGGCAGTATTTGTCAGCAGTTTTTAAGCATTTTTAATATTAAAGTATATTCTTATGTTTTATCTATAGGACCCGTTAAAATACCCCCAAAGGCCGATGATTATACCAAGATATACCAATCACAATTTTATACCCTAGATAAAGATCGGGATGAAGAGTTAATAGAGTTGGTGGATAGGGTTAAAAGGGATGGGGATTCATTAGGTGGGGTAGTAGAAACGGTGATAGAGGGATTACCACCAGGCTTAGGTAATTATATTCAACATGACTTAAAATTAGATGGACTATTAGCTGGAGAAATAATGGCTGTTCCTTCCGTAAAAGGTGTGGAGTTTGGGCTAGGTTTTTCAGGTACTTCTCTTTTAGGTAGTCAATTCCACGACCCAATTGTGCTAAAGGATGGTGTAAAGCGGCTAAAAAACAATGCTGGAGGGATAGAAGGTGGCATGTCTAATGGTGAAAAAATAGTTATTAGATCTGCTATTAAACCGATTCCAACATTGTTAAAGGGAATGGATACTATAAATTTGAAGAATAAAGAGAAATCTAGTACTGATTATCAAAGAAGTGATGTAACCGTTGTACCGGCGGCATCTGTTGTCATTAAAAATGTAGTAGCCTTTGTTATCGCTCAACAATTTCACTTAAAATTTGGTGGAGATCATCTCAACGATACTTTAAAAAGTTATAATAATTATCTAAAGAGAATAGAGGAGATTTTTTATGGATAA
- a CDS encoding 3-dehydroquinate synthase, whose product MDKVDVIIGKNSWLKFENYKKKYHKILVVVDSKITNLYPQYLGTLLEGTNYVKFLITEPEKEKNLSTIEELTIKALGFNLTRYDCLLAIGGGAIGDLAAFFSSIYKRGIDFYNFPTTLIAQVDSAIGGKTALNFQGYKNQLGSFYLPRGIFVDPQVLKSLEDDDFYGGLGEVAKYALLEKEFYDWLIKNLDLVLEKDLVILEKVIEKSIKIKEKYVKGDIKDTKGQRIALNLGHTLGHLIENQHPDYLNHGLSVLVGLDFALYLSYKLQILNKSSYLQKKFLINKLLKVVGEFNITNYHYLLNKVVTDKKVKGENLQFVAIGEKGFKVITLDYQQFENLILEYSGDFNDRN is encoded by the coding sequence ATGGATAAAGTAGATGTAATAATAGGGAAAAATAGTTGGTTAAAATTCGAGAACTATAAGAAAAAGTATCATAAGATATTGGTAGTGGTAGATAGTAAAATTACAAACCTTTATCCTCAATATTTAGGGACATTACTTGAAGGGACAAATTATGTAAAATTTTTAATAACTGAGCCTGAAAAGGAGAAAAATTTATCAACTATTGAGGAGTTAACAATAAAAGCATTAGGATTTAATTTAACCCGTTATGATTGTCTTTTAGCTATAGGTGGTGGAGCTATAGGGGATTTAGCTGCTTTCTTTAGTAGTATTTATAAAAGGGGAATAGATTTTTATAATTTTCCGACAACCCTTATTGCACAAGTGGATAGCGCTATTGGTGGTAAAACTGCATTAAATTTTCAGGGGTATAAGAATCAACTAGGTTCTTTTTATTTACCAAGAGGTATATTCGTCGACCCCCAAGTTTTGAAATCTTTAGAAGATGATGATTTTTACGGAGGATTAGGAGAAGTTGCTAAATACGCTTTATTGGAAAAGGAATTTTATGACTGGTTAATTAAAAATTTAGATCTAGTTTTAGAAAAGGATCTAGTCATATTAGAGAAAGTAATCGAGAAATCGATAAAAATTAAAGAAAAATATGTAAAAGGGGATATAAAGGATACTAAAGGCCAGAGGATAGCCTTAAATTTGGGGCATACCTTAGGGCATTTAATTGAAAATCAACATCCTGATTACCTCAATCATGGACTTAGTGTTTTAGTGGGATTAGACTTTGCTCTATACCTTTCCTATAAATTACAAATCCTAAATAAAAGCTCCTACCTTCAAAAGAAATTTTTAATCAATAAATTGTTAAAGGTAGTAGGAGAGTTTAACATCACTAATTATCACTATTTATTGAATAAAGTAGTGACAGATAAAAAAGTTAAAGGGGAAAACCTTCAATTTGTAGCTATAGGTGAAAAGGGTTTTAAAGTTATAACTTTAGATTATCAGCAATTTGAGAATTTAATTTTAGAGTATAGTGGTGATTTTAATGATAGAAATTAA
- the aroA gene encoding 3-phosphoshikimate 1-carboxyvinyltransferase: protein MIEIKGLQNLVKYSYHPPGDKSISHRVAILGALSNDWLNITNFSQGKDCFTTISCLQEIGIPIEVDGTTVKIYPWKKLKNKVNLDCGNSGTTARLLPSILGGLNIEGVLFGDSSLSQRPMERVITPLKKLGGILEGTDGKLPIKVERGWRLRGEKLELQIPSAQIKSAILLAGLFASNPVIVKESKVTRNHTEIMLKEFGINLEVKEREITIYPGKLVSPREYHVVGDFSSAAYFIALGLLSKEEIIEIRDVGLNPTRTAFLEVITKMGAKIQIINEKVIHGEKMGDIKVFPSTLKGIEVSEDLIPNIIDELPLLGVLASFAQGTTKVVKAGELRVKESDRIKGTVENLKKFGVNIMELEDGFIVQGGNKLRGREIYCHKDHRIVMAMTVAALFSEGNTKILDSQWVNISNAPFFKEIKKIAPNSIIDLSVRD, encoded by the coding sequence ATGATAGAAATTAAAGGATTACAAAATTTGGTTAAGTATAGTTATCATCCACCTGGGGATAAATCTATTAGTCACAGGGTAGCTATTTTAGGTGCATTATCTAATGATTGGTTAAATATTACTAACTTTTCTCAAGGTAAGGATTGTTTTACTACAATTAGTTGTTTACAGGAAATTGGTATACCCATTGAAGTCGATGGAACAACGGTAAAAATTTATCCTTGGAAAAAATTAAAAAATAAAGTCAATTTAGATTGTGGTAATTCTGGAACTACTGCTAGACTTTTACCTTCAATATTGGGAGGATTAAATATTGAAGGAGTTTTGTTTGGAGATAGCTCCCTAAGCCAAAGGCCAATGGAAAGGGTAATAACTCCACTGAAAAAGTTAGGTGGCATTTTGGAGGGAACTGATGGTAAACTTCCCATAAAGGTTGAGAGGGGCTGGAGGTTGAGGGGTGAGAAGTTGGAATTGCAAATCCCAAGTGCACAAATAAAGTCAGCAATTTTATTAGCAGGTTTATTTGCTTCAAATCCTGTAATAGTTAAAGAAAGTAAAGTAACTAGAAATCATACAGAAATTATGCTTAAGGAGTTCGGTATAAATTTAGAAGTAAAGGAAAGGGAGATAACTATTTATCCCGGGAAACTAGTAAGTCCTAGAGAATACCATGTGGTTGGTGATTTCTCCAGTGCAGCTTATTTCATTGCCTTAGGTCTTCTAAGTAAAGAAGAGATTATTGAAATTAGAGATGTTGGTTTAAATCCTACTAGGACAGCATTTTTAGAAGTTATAACTAAAATGGGGGCTAAAATTCAAATTATAAATGAAAAGGTAATCCATGGAGAGAAAATGGGAGATATAAAAGTTTTTCCCTCTACTTTAAAAGGCATAGAAGTCTCAGAGGATTTGATACCAAACATAATTGATGAGTTGCCCCTTCTAGGGGTATTAGCCTCCTTTGCTCAAGGCACTACCAAAGTTGTTAAAGCAGGGGAATTAAGGGTTAAGGAAAGTGATAGGATAAAGGGTACTGTGGAAAATCTTAAAAAGTTTGGAGTAAATATTATGGAACTGGAAGATGGATTTATCGTTCAAGGTGGAAATAAATTAAGGGGAAGGGAAATATATTGTCATAAAGATCATCGAATAGTGATGGCTATGACAGTAGCTGCTTTATTCAGTGAAGGTAATACTAAAATTTTAGATAGTCAATGGGTAAATATATCTAATGCTCCTTTCTTTAAAGAAATTAAAAAAATTGCTCCAAATTCCATAATAGATTTATCTGTAAGGGATTAA
- a CDS encoding DUF5665 domain-containing protein: MERMNLAEYIEMLNNPKRYLVINFTAGVARGFGIAVGFTLLGALVIYLLQRLVLLNLPVIGDFIAEIVKLVQDQMQGGR, from the coding sequence ATGGAAAGGATGAACTTAGCTGAATATATAGAAATGCTAAATAACCCCAAAAGATACTTAGTTATCAACTTTACTGCTGGGGTGGCAAGGGGTTTTGGAATTGCCGTGGGATTCACTCTATTAGGTGCCCTTGTCATTTATTTATTACAAAGATTAGTGTTATTAAACCTTCCTGTGATTGGTGATTTTATTGCTGAAATAGTAAAACTTGTACAAGATCAGATGCAAGGAGGACGTTGA
- a CDS encoding TraR/DksA C4-type zinc finger protein → MELDKYKEKLLDLKDELETNSVNEVVSFKDSIGELSLIDNHPADVGDELFERSKDLSIRENNQMLLEKVKNALDKIARGTFGICDSCLKQIESERLEAIPYASECIKCNKEKERSFRRRPIEEEVLGIPFSRTYNGDQQTAYDGEDSWQDVARYGTSDSGQDVLEESKDLPYEHSDESRGFVEEVEEIYQQDLEGHKFTNRKFKK, encoded by the coding sequence GTGGAGTTAGATAAATATAAAGAAAAGTTACTAGACCTAAAAGATGAACTAGAAACTAATTCTGTAAATGAAGTGGTCAGTTTTAAAGATAGTATCGGAGAGTTATCTTTAATTGATAATCATCCTGCAGATGTTGGAGATGAATTATTTGAAAGAAGTAAAGATTTAAGTATTAGAGAAAATAATCAGATGCTGTTAGAAAAAGTTAAGAACGCCTTAGATAAAATAGCAAGGGGAACATTTGGTATATGTGATAGCTGTTTAAAGCAAATAGAGAGTGAAAGATTGGAAGCAATTCCATATGCTTCTGAATGTATTAAATGCAACAAAGAAAAGGAAAGGAGTTTTAGAAGAAGGCCGATAGAAGAAGAGGTACTGGGAATTCCTTTTAGCAGAACCTATAATGGTGATCAACAAACTGCCTATGATGGAGAAGACTCTTGGCAAGATGTGGCAAGATACGGCACTTCTGATTCAGGTCAAGATGTCTTAGAAGAATCTAAAGATCTCCCTTATGAGCATTCTGATGAGAGTAGGGGCTTTGTAGAAGAAGTTGAAGAAATATATCAACAGGATTTAGAAGGTCATAAATTTACCAATAGAAAATTTAAAAAATAA
- the lspA gene encoding signal peptidase II, with protein sequence MLILFIIIITIVLDQWTKYLVSSQMILNQSIPIINNFFHITYVRNPGAAFGILAYQTTFFIIITILVVLVLGYYVFSLNKDQVLLKVAFALQIGGAIGNFIDRIRTGYVVDFLDFKIWSPVFNVADVAIVLGVSLFALQVVTEVIKDKKAEV encoded by the coding sequence ATGTTAATACTATTTATCATTATTATAACAATAGTGCTAGATCAATGGACTAAGTATCTAGTATCTAGTCAAATGATTTTAAATCAATCTATTCCTATAATAAATAATTTTTTTCATATAACTTATGTAAGAAATCCAGGTGCAGCATTTGGTATTTTAGCTTATCAGACCACCTTTTTTATAATTATTACAATATTAGTAGTTTTAGTATTGGGATATTACGTATTTAGCCTTAATAAAGATCAAGTTTTACTAAAAGTGGCCTTTGCTCTACAAATCGGTGGAGCTATAGGTAATTTTATTGATAGAATTAGAACTGGTTATGTTGTAGATTTCCTTGATTTTAAAATTTGGTCTCCTGTCTTTAATGTAGCAGATGTTGCTATAGTTCTTGGAGTCTCCCTTTTTGCTTTACAAGTGGTAACTGAAGTAATTAAAGATAAAAAGGCAGAGGTGTAA
- a CDS encoding RluA family pseudouridine synthase: MIYETLEIEATEKVRIDVFLAKQIEGVSRSQIQKIIANNSCLVNNKVITKANYQLSEGDIITILPQEVEVTDVLPEPIPLDIVYQDESIAVINKPQGMVVHPAPGHNSGTLVNALLYHLKDLSTIGGVKRPGIVHRLDKDTSGLLVVAKNDQAHQELSQQMQNRTTKKIYWAVAEGVIKEDNGIIDAPIARHPVDRQKMAVVTHGKFREARTYFRVLERYKNHTLVELKLETGRTHQIRVHLNYIGHPIVGDPLYGYKKQKFKNDGQILHAKILGINHPVTGQWMEWEIDLPPYFKNILRKVIE, from the coding sequence ATGATCTATGAAACCCTAGAAATAGAAGCAACAGAAAAGGTTAGAATTGATGTTTTTTTAGCAAAGCAAATTGAGGGTGTATCTAGATCACAGATACAAAAAATTATTGCTAACAATTCTTGTTTAGTTAATAACAAAGTAATAACTAAAGCTAACTACCAGTTATCAGAAGGGGATATAATAACCATTTTACCTCAAGAAGTAGAAGTTACTGATGTCCTTCCAGAACCTATTCCTTTAGATATAGTATACCAAGATGAAAGTATAGCGGTAATTAATAAACCTCAAGGAATGGTGGTTCATCCTGCTCCGGGACATAATTCAGGAACTTTAGTTAATGCCTTATTGTATCACTTAAAGGATTTATCTACTATTGGCGGCGTAAAACGGCCAGGAATAGTTCATCGTTTAGATAAAGATACTTCAGGACTCTTAGTAGTTGCTAAAAATGATCAAGCTCATCAGGAACTTTCTCAGCAAATGCAAAATAGAACTACTAAAAAAATTTATTGGGCAGTTGCTGAAGGAGTTATTAAAGAGGACAATGGAATAATTGATGCTCCAATTGCTAGGCATCCAGTAGATAGACAGAAAATGGCTGTAGTAACCCATGGAAAATTTAGAGAAGCTAGGACTTATTTTAGAGTACTTGAGCGTTATAAAAACCATACATTGGTGGAATTAAAACTTGAGACAGGAAGAACCCATCAAATTCGGGTACATTTAAACTATATCGGTCATCCCATTGTAGGGGATCCTCTATACGGCTATAAAAAACAAAAGTTTAAGAATGATGGCCAAATCCTTCATGCCAAAATTTTAGGAATAAACCATCCAGTTACAGGACAGTGGATGGAATGGGAAATTGACTTACCACCTTACTTTAAAAATATTTTAAGAAAAGTTATTGAATAA
- a CDS encoding uracil-xanthine permease family protein — protein sequence MERKSNLSVLQIIPLSFQHVFAMFGATILVPYLTGLDPLVALFTSGLGTILFAIVTKGRVPAYLGSSFAFIPPLIYVVSNYSVPIAMGGVVVAGLIYLFFSVMIKFSGVNFIKKAVPPVVVGPVIISIGLSLAGVAGDMASANLPIAFITLAIVIIFTVFGKGMFKVVPILMGIVGGYLISLALHLFTDISVFDPQRLAEFSEASWMPAIPNFVIPQFNLSAILLIAPIAVVTLVEHLGDILAIGKTVDEDFVSDPGLHRTIAGDGIATLFAGIGGPPNTTYGENIGVLAISKVKDPIVVQVAACIVLMLSFLPKFGALIGTIPVAVMGGIVVLLFGMISSVGIRTLVDAKIDLTNTRNLIIVSTILIFSLSGIGINIYKFTFEGIGLGAIIGIILNAILPEKLGA from the coding sequence ATGGAAAGAAAATCAAACTTATCAGTACTTCAAATTATTCCTTTATCTTTCCAACATGTTTTTGCTATGTTTGGAGCGACAATTTTGGTGCCTTATTTAACGGGATTAGATCCTTTAGTGGCACTGTTCACTTCAGGTTTAGGTACAATCTTGTTTGCAATAGTTACCAAAGGTAGAGTACCTGCTTACTTAGGTTCATCCTTTGCTTTTATACCACCACTAATTTATGTAGTATCAAATTATTCTGTTCCAATTGCTATGGGTGGTGTAGTGGTAGCTGGTCTTATTTATTTGTTTTTTTCTGTAATGATTAAGTTTTCTGGGGTAAACTTCATAAAAAAAGCTGTTCCGCCAGTAGTTGTTGGACCTGTTATTATTTCCATAGGTTTATCTTTAGCTGGAGTGGCTGGAGATATGGCTTCTGCCAATTTGCCCATTGCTTTTATAACTTTAGCAATAGTAATAATCTTTACTGTGTTTGGTAAGGGGATGTTTAAAGTAGTCCCAATACTAATGGGAATTGTAGGTGGTTATTTAATATCCTTAGCTCTCCACCTTTTCACTGATATAAGTGTTTTTGATCCTCAGCGTTTAGCGGAATTTTCTGAAGCCAGTTGGATGCCAGCGATACCTAATTTTGTAATACCTCAATTTAATCTTTCAGCAATTTTACTAATTGCCCCTATTGCAGTGGTAACTTTAGTGGAACATTTAGGTGATATATTGGCCATAGGTAAGACCGTTGATGAAGATTTTGTCAGTGATCCTGGGCTACACAGGACAATTGCAGGAGATGGTATTGCAACATTATTTGCCGGAATCGGTGGACCACCTAATACCACGTATGGAGAAAATATCGGGGTTTTGGCCATTAGTAAGGTAAAAGACCCAATAGTTGTACAAGTAGCAGCATGTATTGTTCTAATGCTAAGTTTTTTACCTAAATTTGGAGCTTTAATTGGGACAATACCAGTAGCGGTTATGGGAGGTATTGTGGTACTTCTCTTCGGTATGATTTCATCGGTAGGAATTAGGACATTAGTAGATGCTAAAATAGATTTAACAAATACTAGAAATTTAATTATAGTATCAACAATACTAATATTTTCTTTAAGTGGTATAGGTATCAACATTTACAAATTTACCTTTGAAGGAATCGGCCTTGGCGCAATAATAGGAATAATATTAAATGCAATTTTACCAGAAAAATTAGGTGCATAA
- a CDS encoding Rqc2 family fibronectin-binding protein translates to MFDILFLDKYTKEIREYLTNARVDKIYQPESLELTLVLRKPGETLNLRIDCSANNHHLRITNKILENPSTPSSFCMLLRKYLSGSKIKDIEMIKDERIINIIFQGRHPNGYVTSWVLSIELMGKHSNVIFYDQEEQIVLGVLKPTNSQTRELKVGILYQHPPKQVKITWENLNYKNLMLHVLGDEKLTLDKIMVKYFPLASPILVKEFIYKHQISNVFFKELEEQQIKELIEHYHNFINNLTYEPIMYYQNEQPWDFYCTDLNCLSKDYQIKKYPDYITLVRDFYDYKEDKLKLENNKNLLIKTINKYQKKLTKKLGLLNEELNQYQDFHKYKEIGDLLMANLHQIKKGMAEITLFNFYTSREERIKLDPSLSPIANCQNYYKKHSKGKRGLEIVKENIESVQKEIDYLDSLIHFISEADNSTLQEIEQELIKENYLKPKVKSTKKDRESSQSLPLEFTSTDGYKILVGKNNKQNDLLTLKIGKKGDLWLHTKDFPGSHVVVKNGTKAPETTLLEAANFAAYFSKAKHSSKVAVDYTDIKNVFKPKGAKPGMVNYVDFKTIYITPSLNNNL, encoded by the coding sequence ATGTTTGATATACTTTTTTTAGATAAATATACAAAAGAGATTAGGGAATATCTCACAAATGCTAGAGTTGATAAAATATATCAACCAGAAAGTTTGGAATTGACCCTAGTACTGAGAAAACCTGGAGAAACCCTTAATTTGAGAATAGATTGCAGTGCCAATAACCACCATTTAAGAATTACTAATAAAATCCTGGAAAATCCCAGCACTCCCTCTTCCTTTTGCATGTTATTAAGGAAATACCTATCAGGAAGTAAGATTAAAGATATTGAAATGATAAAGGATGAAAGAATTATTAATATAATCTTTCAGGGACGTCACCCCAATGGCTATGTGACTTCTTGGGTACTATCCATTGAATTGATGGGAAAGCATAGTAATGTAATTTTTTATGATCAAGAAGAACAAATTGTCTTAGGAGTTTTAAAACCTACAAACTCTCAAACTAGGGAGCTAAAGGTTGGTATTCTTTATCAACACCCCCCTAAACAAGTTAAAATTACCTGGGAAAACTTAAATTATAAAAATTTAATGTTACATGTTTTAGGTGATGAAAAACTAACTTTAGATAAAATAATGGTTAAATATTTTCCCTTAGCAAGCCCTATTCTGGTAAAAGAATTTATTTATAAACACCAAATTTCCAACGTATTTTTTAAAGAGCTAGAAGAACAACAGATTAAAGAGTTAATAGAACATTACCACAATTTTATAAACAATTTAACCTATGAACCTATAATGTATTATCAAAATGAACAACCTTGGGATTTTTACTGTACAGACCTTAACTGTCTATCAAAGGATTATCAGATAAAAAAATACCCTGATTATATAACTTTAGTCCGTGACTTTTATGACTACAAAGAAGATAAGCTAAAACTAGAAAATAACAAAAATTTATTAATAAAAACTATTAATAAATACCAAAAAAAATTAACAAAAAAATTGGGACTACTTAATGAAGAATTGAACCAATATCAAGATTTCCATAAATACAAAGAAATTGGCGATTTGCTAATGGCTAATCTCCACCAAATAAAAAAAGGAATGGCTGAAATTACTCTATTTAACTTTTATACATCAAGAGAAGAAAGGATAAAGTTAGATCCTAGCTTATCACCTATTGCTAATTGTCAAAATTACTACAAAAAACATTCTAAAGGAAAACGTGGCCTTGAAATAGTTAAAGAAAATATTGAAAGTGTGCAGAAGGAAATTGATTACTTGGATTCATTGATTCACTTTATTTCTGAAGCTGATAACAGTACACTCCAAGAAATTGAACAAGAACTAATTAAGGAAAATTACCTAAAACCAAAAGTTAAATCAACAAAAAAAGATAGAGAATCTTCACAATCTCTACCTTTAGAATTTACTTCTACCGATGGATATAAAATTTTAGTTGGTAAAAATAATAAACAAAATGACCTGTTAACTTTAAAAATTGGAAAAAAGGGAGATCTTTGGCTACATACCAAAGATTTCCCCGGAAGCCATGTAGTTGTTAAAAATGGTACTAAAGCCCCTGAAACCACTCTTTTAGAAGCTGCCAATTTTGCTGCCTATTTCAGTAAAGCTAAACATTCATCTAAAGTGGCGGTAGACTATACCGATATTAAAAATGTTTTTAAACCTAAAGGTGCAAAACCTGGTATGGTTAATTACGTAGATTTTAAGACTATCTATATTACACCTTCCCTCAATAACAACCTTTAA